A portion of the Actomonas aquatica genome contains these proteins:
- a CDS encoding NAD(P)/FAD-dependent oxidoreductase — protein sequence MTPPLTIVGQGIAGSMLAWHCERAGIAFEIFDRGHLAAASRVGAGLVSPVTGRRLVPTWRFAEWRDEALQIYRDLAAELGLTQPVVRELRLRRVYRDAAERARFATRCNVPEVAQWVESLDDDGLWLRGAIQVDTHAIIAALRERWWRQGCLREQSADAATMAQSGRAVIWCVGADAPRVVTLGEGGAGATWEPSKGEVLRGVLPGLAPDTVLNDGQWIMPMGGDEVRVGATFQRQDLSPGLSARSLVGLRAAARRLTGRDMSDVEGLSGLRVTVPDRRPVVGWIDGATRARGVFGGLAAKGALWAPVLAAQWVADGLEGGRIDPAAQVNRFG from the coding sequence ATGACGCCACCGCTCACGATCGTCGGGCAGGGCATCGCCGGCTCCATGCTGGCGTGGCACTGCGAGCGGGCGGGAATCGCGTTTGAAATCTTCGACCGGGGCCATCTCGCGGCGGCGTCGCGGGTGGGCGCGGGCTTGGTGAGTCCGGTGACGGGACGGCGCCTGGTGCCGACGTGGCGTTTTGCGGAGTGGCGGGACGAGGCGCTGCAGATCTATCGCGATTTGGCGGCGGAACTGGGACTGACGCAGCCGGTGGTGCGCGAGTTGCGCTTGCGGCGGGTGTATCGGGACGCGGCGGAGCGAGCGCGTTTTGCGACGCGCTGCAATGTGCCGGAGGTGGCGCAATGGGTCGAGTCGTTGGACGACGACGGCTTGTGGCTGCGCGGCGCGATCCAGGTCGACACCCACGCCATCATCGCGGCCTTGCGCGAGCGCTGGTGGCGGCAGGGGTGCTTGCGCGAGCAGTCGGCGGACGCGGCCACGATGGCGCAGAGCGGTCGGGCCGTGATTTGGTGTGTGGGCGCGGACGCGCCGCGCGTCGTGACCTTGGGGGAAGGCGGGGCGGGTGCCACGTGGGAGCCATCGAAGGGCGAAGTGTTGCGCGGCGTGTTGCCGGGCCTCGCACCCGATACGGTGCTCAACGACGGCCAATGGATCATGCCGATGGGCGGCGACGAGGTGCGGGTGGGCGCGACCTTTCAGCGGCAGGATTTGTCGCCGGGGCTTTCGGCGCGATCGCTGGTTGGTCTGCGGGCGGCGGCGCGGCGGTTGACCGGCCGCGACATGAGCGATGTGGAAGGGTTGAGCGGGTTGCGCGTGACGGTGCCGGATCGGCGGCCGGTGGTCGGCTGGATTGATGGCGCGACCCGAGCGCGCGGCGTGTTCGGTGGGCTGGCAGCGAAGGGCGCGTTGTGGGCACCGGTGTTGGCGGCGCAGTGGGTGGCCGATGGGCTGGAGGGCGGGCGAATCGACCCAGCGGCGCAGGTAAACCGGTTTGGTTGA
- a CDS encoding sensor histidine kinase, translating to MQENRYTKWIALIAVWTVVGLILSTEVFFTVRVTRPEIAFWDVLASQYARVGLWALLTPVVWWLRRVVPLRMGNWFGGVGFHFSLSLLIMLGYYLARILFVMVREGESLAAFWNVAVGNFFGRNLIDLVFYWAIIGSGYTFEIYRKYKNEQIKAAQLESRLVRTELSSLKQQLHPHFLFNTMNTISVLVREERNTEAVSLLSKLSALLRISLDTSRVEEVTVRQEMEFLERYIDIQKMRFADRLSVDTDISSEALEARIPNLLLQPLVENAIIHGVAPKNGPGRVRVAGVVKDGRLHLEVADDGLGIDNAKNVRSREGIGLSNTRERLARLYGAHSQLVLKSEPGQGTTVSIVLPCRI from the coding sequence ATGCAGGAAAACCGCTACACAAAATGGATCGCATTGATCGCCGTCTGGACGGTGGTGGGGCTGATCCTGAGCACCGAAGTGTTTTTCACGGTGCGGGTGACGCGGCCGGAGATCGCCTTCTGGGATGTGCTCGCCTCGCAATACGCGCGCGTGGGTTTGTGGGCCTTACTCACGCCGGTGGTGTGGTGGTTGCGGCGAGTGGTGCCGTTGCGCATGGGCAATTGGTTTGGCGGCGTGGGGTTCCACTTCTCGCTGAGCCTGCTCATCATGCTCGGCTACTATCTGGCGCGCATCCTGTTTGTGATGGTGCGGGAAGGAGAGTCGTTGGCGGCGTTTTGGAATGTAGCGGTGGGCAACTTCTTTGGCCGCAACCTCATCGACCTGGTCTTCTACTGGGCGATCATCGGCTCGGGTTACACCTTCGAGATCTACCGCAAATACAAGAACGAGCAGATCAAGGCGGCGCAGCTGGAGTCGCGCCTGGTGCGCACGGAGTTGAGTTCGCTCAAGCAGCAGCTGCATCCGCACTTCCTCTTCAACACCATGAACACGATCTCGGTGCTGGTGCGCGAAGAGCGTAACACCGAGGCGGTGAGCCTGCTCTCCAAACTGAGCGCGTTGCTGCGCATCTCTCTCGACACCTCGCGGGTGGAGGAGGTGACGGTGCGGCAGGAAATGGAATTTCTGGAGCGCTACATCGACATCCAGAAGATGCGTTTCGCCGACCGGCTTTCCGTCGACACCGATATTTCGTCCGAAGCGCTCGAGGCGCGTATTCCCAATCTCCTCCTGCAACCGCTGGTGGAAAACGCGATCATCCACGGCGTCGCCCCTAAGAACGGGCCGGGCCGCGTGCGGGTGGCCGGCGTGGTGAAGGACGGGCGTCTGCACCTCGAAGTGGCCGACGACGGACTCGGCATCGACAACGCCAAGAACGTGCGTTCGCGCGAAGGTATTGGTCTGAGCAATACACGCGAACGCCTCGCCCGGCTCTACGGCGCGCACAGCCAACTCGTGCTCAAGAGCGAGCCGGGGCAGGGCACCACGGTCTCCATCGTCCTGCCCTGCCGCATCTGA
- a CDS encoding LytR/AlgR family response regulator transcription factor, whose protein sequence is MTTSPATPYRALVIDDEPAARRGVSLLLKPERDFEVVGEAGDVIGALKAIRTEKPDLVFLDVQMPGGDGFDVLRQLTPDERPMVVFVTAYNQHALRAFEVHAVDYLLKPFDDARFAETIQRVREAFRSRQTAALSAKVEALIARLADEGSNSAPPTPPPAAASEGEGGAQDRILVKSSGEIIFLKPTEIDWIEAEGDYMKFHVGGKSHLMRETMARLESRLDPKRFVRIHRSTIVNLDRVRKLSPGFVGEYAVVLQDGTKLKLSRGYQDRLQTHLKALL, encoded by the coding sequence ATGACTACCTCTCCCGCCACTCCCTACCGTGCTTTGGTCATCGACGACGAACCGGCGGCGCGTCGCGGCGTGAGCCTGCTGCTCAAACCGGAGCGCGACTTCGAAGTGGTGGGCGAAGCCGGCGACGTGATCGGCGCCCTGAAGGCTATCCGCACGGAGAAACCCGACCTGGTGTTTCTCGATGTGCAGATGCCGGGCGGTGACGGCTTCGACGTGCTGCGTCAGCTCACGCCGGACGAGCGGCCGATGGTCGTGTTTGTCACCGCTTACAACCAGCACGCTCTGCGCGCCTTTGAAGTGCATGCGGTCGATTACCTGCTGAAGCCCTTCGATGATGCCCGCTTTGCGGAAACCATCCAACGGGTGCGCGAAGCGTTCCGCTCGCGCCAAACCGCCGCGCTCAGCGCCAAGGTGGAGGCCCTGATCGCGCGACTGGCCGACGAAGGCAGCAACAGCGCGCCGCCGACTCCGCCGCCGGCGGCGGCGAGTGAGGGCGAGGGGGGGGCGCAGGACCGCATCCTGGTGAAGTCCTCGGGCGAGATCATTTTCCTCAAGCCGACGGAGATCGATTGGATAGAAGCCGAGGGCGACTACATGAAGTTTCATGTGGGCGGGAAGTCGCACCTCATGCGCGAGACGATGGCGCGGCTGGAGTCGCGCTTGGACCCGAAGCGCTTCGTGCGCATCCACCGCTCGACCATTGTGAATCTCGATCGGGTGCGGAAGCTGTCGCCCGGTTTTGTGGGGGAATACGCGGTGGTGCTGCAGGACGGCACGAAGCTCAAGTTGAGCCGCGGCTACCAGGATCGTCTGCAGACGCACCTGAAGGCCTTGCTGTAA
- a CDS encoding TonB-dependent receptor domain-containing protein, with product MRSRCSTSAQLLACALLVAPAAIAQGTNNDTAEETVNLNAFVVTGSHIPTTETAFDARTVPVEIMDRAEIDQSGFTTAGELLQRMTVANAGSVPVANNATGFTPAASSTSLRGLGPDATLVLINGARVSSYPIGNDGTTAFVDLNAIPISAIERVEVLKDGASASYGADAVAGVVNIILRRDFEGTEVSLGYGNTAHKDASETTVSVMTGVSGEQGWLTAGFNYYNREAIFAADREYSAVPPFLSSNSSPINIQITRAAANEALGQAPDASITGVPDGSDLFFTSSFDARDQNNGDLPASAYTYGSGRSSSYNFNESAGAYPEYERSGAFLSFEKKVFGSDTLRAYGDFIYQNTYAVNELAPSATGNFANPGGVSIVIPARTANPFLTPGEEAAGSRSAVAGAFNPFNPFNQDISGASRARLAEFGNRIYREDTDSMLLTLGLKSDSILNDWTLDMGLRYSRIDTVSRDSLVSISRLNRVLNAADPIFDPNSSEYIGTTVPYNPFGYYRNPIESNALVVDYASVDLHNQNESDMGLAYLRLGKGDLFELPAGNVGFATGFEYRKESITQSPDALGVSGDVIGSSTANITDADRSIGSWYAETEIPLARGVPGAELLTLNLAGRYERFYTSDKDTFVPKFGLKWLPFNDEFVIRATYGEGFREPSLYELFASGLTYSLTPVTDPLTGVTEPEQDVSIASSPALAPEETESVNVGFVWTPTALRGFTFSMDLWKIERAGTVTVDHQDVVNRDFAGEALLPGESVQRDNAGNIILVNGVFRNLGNTDIQGIDFATSYVLPTDAWGRFDVSFNASYLDSVKIQQFPGAPFFEYAGEADDILFDNATGDVSTPGLGDDAYVQWKAQAIFGWSLDAWSASITGHYTDGFRDYTGNWDPSAPNDPATITDVASRTTWDVQLNYTAFANHDAWYGDTKLTLGVRNVFDKDPPFVSGWGGNTNGYPGYLYNAEGRFMYLSLTKKL from the coding sequence ATGCGTTCGCGTTGCAGCACTTCGGCGCAGCTTCTTGCCTGCGCCCTGCTGGTGGCTCCGGCCGCCATTGCCCAAGGCACCAACAATGACACGGCCGAAGAGACGGTGAACCTGAACGCCTTCGTGGTGACCGGCTCCCACATCCCCACGACCGAAACCGCCTTCGATGCTCGCACCGTTCCAGTCGAAATCATGGACCGCGCGGAGATCGATCAATCCGGATTCACCACCGCCGGCGAACTGCTCCAGCGCATGACTGTCGCCAACGCGGGTTCGGTGCCGGTGGCCAACAACGCGACCGGATTCACCCCCGCCGCCTCGTCGACCTCCTTGCGCGGACTCGGCCCGGATGCGACTCTCGTGCTGATCAACGGCGCCCGCGTCTCTTCGTATCCAATCGGCAATGACGGCACCACCGCCTTCGTCGACCTGAACGCCATTCCCATCTCGGCCATCGAGCGGGTGGAGGTGCTCAAGGACGGTGCCTCCGCTTCCTATGGTGCCGATGCGGTGGCTGGCGTCGTGAACATCATCCTGCGCCGCGACTTCGAAGGCACCGAGGTCTCGCTGGGTTACGGCAATACCGCGCACAAGGACGCGTCGGAAACCACCGTGAGTGTGATGACGGGCGTCTCCGGCGAGCAGGGCTGGCTCACGGCCGGCTTCAACTACTACAACCGCGAGGCCATTTTTGCGGCCGACCGGGAGTATTCCGCCGTGCCGCCGTTCCTCTCCAGCAACTCCAGCCCGATCAACATCCAGATCACCCGCGCCGCCGCCAACGAGGCGCTTGGCCAGGCACCGGACGCGTCCATCACTGGCGTGCCCGACGGCTCGGATCTGTTCTTCACGAGCAGCTTTGATGCACGTGATCAGAACAACGGTGACCTGCCGGCCTCGGCCTACACCTACGGGTCTGGTCGTTCTTCGAGCTACAACTTCAACGAGTCGGCCGGTGCCTATCCCGAGTATGAACGTTCGGGTGCGTTCCTCTCGTTTGAAAAGAAGGTCTTTGGTTCCGACACGCTGCGCGCTTACGGCGACTTCATTTATCAGAACACCTACGCGGTGAATGAGCTGGCTCCGTCGGCCACCGGCAACTTTGCGAACCCGGGCGGCGTGTCCATCGTCATTCCGGCGCGCACCGCCAACCCGTTCCTGACCCCGGGGGAAGAGGCGGCCGGTTCGCGCTCGGCCGTGGCTGGAGCGTTCAACCCTTTCAATCCGTTCAACCAGGACATCTCTGGTGCGTCCCGCGCTCGTCTGGCCGAGTTTGGCAATCGTATCTACCGAGAGGATACGGATTCGATGCTGCTCACGCTGGGCCTCAAGAGCGACTCGATCCTCAATGACTGGACGCTCGACATGGGCCTGCGCTACAGCCGCATCGACACGGTTTCGCGCGACTCGCTGGTGTCGATCTCGCGCCTCAATCGCGTGCTCAACGCGGCCGACCCGATCTTCGATCCCAACTCGTCCGAATACATCGGCACGACCGTGCCCTACAACCCGTTTGGTTACTACCGCAACCCGATCGAATCCAACGCGCTGGTCGTCGACTACGCTTCGGTCGACCTGCACAACCAGAACGAGTCCGACATGGGTCTCGCCTACCTCCGCCTCGGCAAGGGCGACCTCTTCGAATTGCCGGCGGGCAACGTCGGTTTCGCGACCGGCTTTGAGTATCGCAAGGAGTCCATCACGCAGTCGCCTGATGCGCTGGGGGTTTCCGGTGACGTGATCGGCAGCTCCACCGCCAACATCACCGACGCCGATCGTTCGATCGGTTCCTGGTATGCCGAGACCGAGATTCCGCTGGCTCGCGGCGTGCCGGGTGCGGAGTTGCTCACGCTGAACCTCGCTGGTCGTTACGAGCGTTTCTACACCAGCGACAAGGATACCTTCGTGCCCAAGTTCGGTCTGAAGTGGCTGCCCTTCAACGACGAGTTTGTGATCCGCGCCACCTACGGCGAAGGCTTCCGCGAACCCTCCCTCTACGAGCTCTTCGCCAGCGGCCTCACCTATTCGCTCACGCCGGTGACCGATCCCTTGACCGGTGTGACCGAGCCCGAGCAGGACGTGAGCATCGCGTCGAGCCCGGCCCTCGCGCCGGAGGAAACCGAGAGCGTGAACGTCGGCTTCGTTTGGACGCCAACGGCGCTGCGCGGCTTCACCTTCTCAATGGACCTGTGGAAGATCGAGCGCGCCGGCACGGTGACGGTCGATCACCAGGACGTCGTCAACCGCGACTTCGCGGGTGAAGCGCTGCTGCCGGGTGAGAGCGTGCAGCGCGACAACGCCGGCAACATCATCCTCGTCAACGGTGTGTTCCGTAACCTCGGCAACACCGACATTCAGGGCATCGACTTCGCGACCAGTTATGTGCTGCCGACTGATGCGTGGGGCCGTTTTGATGTGAGCTTCAACGCGAGCTACCTCGATTCGGTGAAGATCCAGCAATTCCCCGGCGCGCCGTTCTTCGAGTATGCCGGTGAAGCGGATGACATCCTCTTCGACAACGCGACCGGCGACGTGTCCACGCCCGGTCTCGGCGACGATGCTTACGTGCAGTGGAAGGCGCAGGCCATCTTCGGTTGGAGTCTCGACGCGTGGTCGGCCTCGATCACGGGTCACTATACCGACGGCTTCCGCGATTACACCGGCAACTGGGATCCGAGTGCGCCGAATGATCCGGCGACGATCACGGATGTCGCGTCGCGCACGACCTGGGATGTGCAGCTCAACTACACCGCGTTTGCCAACCACGACGCGTGGTATGGCGACACCAAGCTCACCCTCGGCGTGCGCAACGTCTTCGACAAGGATCCGCCCTTCGTGAGCGGTTGGGGCGGCAACACCAACGGGTATCCAGGATACCTCTACAACGCCGAAGGCCGCTTCATGTATCTGTCGCTGACGAAGAAGCTGTAA
- a CDS encoding sodium:solute symporter family transporter, translating to MASLDWLVLAVYLGGMIALSIWLARGQADDADYYLGGRRIAWWMVGISIVATQSSAISFVSIPAFVALRPGGGLSWLQYELAVPLAMLFLLLFLVPRLRRRNLVSVFEFLTERFGVGTGRLLAVVFMLSRGLATGIGVYATALVLSPMLGWHLPATILLIGVVAIIYDTIGGMKAVVVSDVVQMALIVGGAGLAIAVAWGEVGGAGAAWAALGEERRTAAQWASGLGDGATVPFWAYLVGGFFLYASYYGTDQSQVQRLMATASPREAQRAVLLGGVLRLPLTLVYLTLGVAVGAVFQASPELQAAVPADKLDALVPQFILLYLPAGVKGLVLAAILAAAMSSLDSAINSLSAVTMRDFVEPWLRPGDAARLRWGKITTVAWGALVTAMAFGAGSIDRTVIEAINKIGSAFYGPVLATFVLGLVTKRVRGGGMMAGVAAGVGANLTVWLAGWPIHWMWWNVLGCAVTTVVAFAWPTRGATAAVRPTGGEVVAVEAGVSRRNAGLILGGGFLFTLILVLAF from the coding sequence ATGGCGTCGCTCGATTGGCTGGTGTTGGCCGTCTATCTCGGCGGCATGATCGCGTTGAGCATCTGGCTCGCGCGCGGGCAGGCGGACGATGCCGACTATTATCTGGGCGGGCGGCGCATCGCGTGGTGGATGGTGGGCATCTCGATCGTGGCGACGCAGAGTTCGGCGATCAGTTTTGTGTCGATTCCGGCCTTTGTGGCGCTGCGCCCGGGCGGTGGGTTGTCGTGGTTGCAATACGAGTTGGCGGTGCCGCTCGCGATGTTGTTCCTGTTGCTCTTCCTCGTGCCGCGCCTGCGGCGGCGCAATCTGGTGAGCGTGTTCGAGTTTCTCACCGAACGCTTCGGTGTCGGCACGGGGCGGTTGCTGGCGGTGGTGTTTATGCTCAGCCGCGGACTGGCGACGGGCATCGGCGTGTATGCGACGGCGTTGGTGCTGTCCCCCATGCTCGGGTGGCATTTGCCAGCGACGATTCTGCTGATCGGGGTGGTGGCGATCATCTACGACACGATCGGCGGGATGAAGGCGGTGGTGGTGTCGGACGTGGTGCAGATGGCGCTCATCGTGGGCGGCGCGGGTTTGGCGATTGCGGTGGCATGGGGAGAAGTGGGTGGGGCGGGGGCGGCGTGGGCGGCGCTGGGCGAGGAGCGGCGCACGGCGGCGCAATGGGCGTCGGGTTTGGGCGATGGCGCGACGGTGCCGTTCTGGGCGTATCTGGTGGGCGGGTTCTTTTTGTATGCGTCGTATTATGGGACCGACCAGAGCCAGGTGCAGCGGCTGATGGCGACGGCGAGTCCGCGGGAGGCGCAGCGGGCGGTGTTGTTGGGCGGTGTGCTGCGGCTGCCGCTCACGCTGGTGTATCTCACGCTGGGCGTGGCGGTGGGTGCGGTGTTTCAGGCGAGCCCGGAGCTGCAAGCGGCGGTGCCGGCGGACAAGCTTGATGCGCTCGTGCCGCAGTTCATTTTGCTCTACTTGCCGGCGGGCGTGAAGGGGTTGGTGTTGGCGGCGATTTTGGCGGCGGCGATGTCGAGTTTGGACTCGGCGATCAACTCACTCTCGGCGGTGACCATGCGCGATTTTGTGGAGCCGTGGTTGCGGCCGGGGGATGCGGCGCGCCTGCGTTGGGGCAAGATCACCACGGTGGCGTGGGGCGCGTTGGTGACGGCGATGGCGTTTGGGGCGGGCAGCATCGACCGCACGGTGATTGAGGCGATCAACAAGATCGGCTCGGCATTCTACGGGCCGGTGTTGGCGACCTTTGTGCTCGGACTCGTGACGAAGCGCGTGCGCGGTGGCGGCATGATGGCCGGCGTCGCGGCGGGCGTCGGCGCCAACCTCACGGTGTGGCTGGCGGGTTGGCCGATTCATTGGATGTGGTGGAACGTGCTCGGCTGTGCGGTGACGACGGTGGTGGCGTTCGCGTGGCCGACACGAGGGGCGACGGCGGCGGTGCGGCCGACCGGCGGGGAAGTGGTGGCGGTGGAAGCCGGTGTGAGCCGCCGCAACGCGGGGCTCATTCTCGGCGGCGGTTTTCTTTTTACGCTGATTCTCGTGCTGGCGTTCTGA
- a CDS encoding cation:proton antiporter, which yields MAAAAFVSIFFRWLKQPAIIGYLAAGLLLGPHVLPSTPLHDSANLASLSELGVLFLMFYIGLEFDLGKLRPVAAASFLGLALQTMLMGLIGTSVGQWLGWSPVEGLFLGGILAISSSMVCFNLIGERGDMQRPYAQITAGVLILEDILAIILLVVLAGVAVSGQLDFAAVGQTTFFVGIFVVAVFILGKLMAPLAVRLLNKVGNPETLTLFVVGMIFAVSLLAESAHFSLALGSFLAGAIFSRCAISHDIEVVMTPLKDFFSALFFVTIGTLIDPAAIWQYLGTILLVTGLMMGGKLLACWTGFVLAAVPPATATRAALAKVQIGEFGFVIASLAISLGVTNPALKAVTTGVAVLSIMLTPLAVSQGERIVGLAERITPRKLRSGLAIYLDWIETVRFTLRESSFLRVVRRPLVRVGVNFLLLNALLIVASFSAQVLGDSTWQRILWAGAALAAIPFLVDILRSLDVVTMAMAEIALSRPALRLVAQGPARDVLRLGAFSLILFGFLTLFLIACAPYFPTGTSLVVFALSTIALLMLGWKRAVRLQSQLEFAVMSSMEAEARSGAKEAVADAIKAMTRRNPWPVELAEVVIPEDGCVVGRSLMQTDLRRKTSATVVALQRGGVTHYDVPPTMPLSPDDHLLLVAEKPQLAEAIALLTETGERATRPSELPHHFTRLLVAGTSKLCGLTLGEAGIRSSFGVTVVGVQHGEERNTGPSPDTCLHDGDLLLVMGPEEGISALRDALV from the coding sequence ATGGCCGCCGCGGCTTTTGTCTCGATCTTCTTTCGCTGGCTGAAGCAGCCGGCGATCATCGGCTATCTGGCGGCGGGTCTGCTGCTCGGGCCGCATGTGCTGCCGTCCACGCCGCTGCATGACTCGGCCAACCTCGCTTCGCTGAGCGAGCTCGGCGTGTTGTTCCTCATGTTCTACATCGGCCTGGAATTTGATCTGGGCAAACTGCGGCCGGTGGCGGCGGCGTCCTTCCTGGGGCTCGCGCTGCAAACGATGTTGATGGGGCTCATCGGCACGTCGGTGGGGCAGTGGTTGGGTTGGTCGCCGGTGGAGGGGCTGTTCCTCGGTGGCATCCTCGCGATCAGTTCGTCGATGGTGTGTTTTAACCTGATCGGTGAGCGGGGCGACATGCAGCGGCCCTATGCGCAGATCACGGCGGGGGTGCTCATTTTGGAGGACATCCTCGCGATCATTTTGCTCGTGGTGCTGGCCGGTGTGGCGGTGTCGGGGCAGCTCGATTTTGCGGCGGTGGGGCAGACGACGTTCTTCGTCGGTATCTTCGTCGTGGCGGTGTTTATCCTCGGCAAATTGATGGCCCCGCTGGCGGTGCGACTGCTCAACAAAGTGGGCAATCCGGAGACCCTCACGCTGTTTGTAGTGGGCATGATTTTCGCGGTGAGTCTGCTGGCGGAGAGCGCTCATTTTTCGCTGGCGTTGGGCAGCTTCCTGGCAGGTGCGATCTTTTCGCGCTGCGCGATTTCGCACGACATCGAGGTCGTGATGACGCCGTTGAAGGACTTCTTCTCGGCGCTGTTTTTTGTGACCATCGGCACGCTCATCGACCCGGCGGCGATCTGGCAGTATCTCGGCACCATCCTGCTGGTGACCGGCCTGATGATGGGCGGCAAGTTGCTGGCTTGCTGGACGGGTTTTGTGCTGGCGGCGGTGCCGCCGGCGACGGCTACGCGGGCGGCGTTGGCGAAGGTGCAGATCGGTGAGTTCGGTTTCGTCATCGCGTCGCTGGCGATCAGCCTCGGCGTGACCAATCCGGCGCTGAAGGCGGTGACGACGGGTGTGGCGGTGTTGAGCATCATGTTGACGCCACTGGCGGTGTCGCAGGGCGAGCGCATCGTCGGCCTGGCGGAGCGGATCACTCCGCGCAAGTTGCGCAGCGGTTTGGCCATCTATCTGGACTGGATCGAGACGGTGCGTTTCACGCTGCGCGAAAGCAGTTTTCTGCGCGTGGTGCGGCGGCCGTTGGTGCGGGTGGGGGTGAACTTTTTGCTGCTCAACGCGCTGCTGATCGTGGCCTCATTTTCGGCCCAAGTGCTGGGCGATTCGACCTGGCAACGGATCCTGTGGGCGGGCGCGGCCTTGGCGGCGATTCCGTTCCTGGTGGATATCCTGCGCAGTCTCGACGTGGTGACGATGGCGATGGCGGAGATTGCGCTCTCGCGGCCGGCGCTGCGACTGGTGGCGCAGGGCCCTGCGCGTGACGTGCTGCGACTGGGGGCGTTTTCGCTCATCCTGTTTGGCTTCCTCACGCTCTTCCTCATCGCCTGCGCGCCGTATTTCCCGACGGGCACGTCGTTGGTGGTGTTTGCGCTCTCCACCATCGCGCTGCTCATGCTCGGCTGGAAACGGGCAGTGCGGCTGCAGAGCCAGTTGGAGTTTGCGGTCATGTCTTCGATGGAGGCCGAAGCTCGCAGTGGGGCGAAGGAGGCCGTGGCCGATGCGATCAAAGCCATGACCCGACGCAACCCGTGGCCGGTGGAGCTGGCCGAGGTGGTGATCCCGGAGGACGGTTGCGTGGTGGGGCGCTCGCTCATGCAGACGGATCTGCGGCGCAAGACCAGCGCGACCGTGGTGGCGTTGCAGCGGGGCGGGGTGACGCATTACGACGTGCCGCCGACGATGCCGCTCTCGCCCGATGACCATCTTTTGCTGGTGGCGGAGAAGCCGCAGCTGGCCGAGGCGATTGCGCTGCTCACGGAAACCGGCGAGCGCGCGACGCGACCGTCGGAGCTGCCGCATCATTTCACGCGTTTGCTGGTGGCCGGCACGTCGAAGCTGTGCGGTCTCACGCTGGGCGAAGCGGGCATCCGCTCGAGCTTCGGCGTGACGGTGGTGGGCGTGCAACATGGGGAGGAGCGCAACACCGGTCCCTCGCCGGACACCTGCCTGCATGACGGTGACCTGCTGCTGGTGATGGGCCCCGAGGAGGGGATCAGCGCGCTGCGGGATGCGTTGGTGTGA
- a CDS encoding DsbA family oxidoreductase, with protein MPAASTAPITVTYYLEILSSWCLWAQPAWEEVQERFAGRVQFEWRIALMSPEAFPTSRAQCDWFYQRSGLLVASPFKLHSGWWEAERAGHYEAPNWVAEAGRDLLPPGDERIRLALARAAMLEGQKIGDLTTAAHIAAGATGLDADTLATAARSPAVQQRVAQSTATFRAHQIDQRPTFIVESSIGDKAVFAGLWQAAPLIAVLEQQLSDAARYASHAAHFGAPPVS; from the coding sequence ATGCCTGCTGCCTCCACCGCGCCGATCACGGTCACCTACTACCTCGAAATCCTGTCCTCCTGGTGCCTCTGGGCCCAGCCCGCGTGGGAGGAGGTCCAGGAGCGTTTCGCCGGCCGCGTGCAGTTTGAGTGGCGCATCGCCCTCATGTCGCCCGAAGCCTTTCCGACCTCCCGCGCCCAATGCGATTGGTTCTACCAACGCAGCGGTTTGCTCGTGGCCTCGCCCTTCAAGCTCCACTCCGGCTGGTGGGAAGCCGAACGCGCCGGCCACTACGAAGCCCCCAACTGGGTGGCCGAGGCCGGCCGCGATTTGCTGCCGCCCGGCGACGAACGCATCCGCCTCGCCCTCGCCCGCGCCGCCATGTTGGAAGGCCAAAAGATCGGCGACCTGACCACCGCCGCCCACATCGCCGCGGGCGCGACCGGACTCGATGCCGACACGCTCGCCACCGCCGCCCGCTCCCCTGCCGTGCAGCAGCGCGTGGCCCAATCGACCGCCACCTTCCGCGCCCACCAAATCGACCAACGCCCCACCTTCATCGTCGAAAGCAGCATCGGCGACAAAGCCGTGTTCGCCGGTCTCTGGCAGGCCGCGCCTCTCATCGCGGTCCTCGAACAGCAGCTCAGCGACGCCGCACGTTATGCCAGTCACGCCGCGCATTTTGGTGCTCCCCCCGTGAGCTGA
- a CDS encoding DUF3291 domain-containing protein, with protein MVVTTHHLALFNIAHGKYPLDDARMAGFTSALDRVNALADRSAGFVWRYVNAYADGASAEPVYADPLILPNLSVWESPEAAMAYVYRGVHGGFLQARERWFREIDGPSAVAWWVPMGEQPSLAESRRRLELLAAQGPSAEAFSLREPCPVPAPESESA; from the coding sequence ATGGTTGTGACGACTCATCACCTCGCGCTCTTCAACATCGCGCACGGGAAGTATCCGCTCGATGACGCGCGGATGGCGGGATTTACGTCGGCCTTGGACCGCGTGAACGCTTTGGCTGATCGTTCGGCCGGCTTCGTCTGGCGGTATGTGAATGCCTACGCCGATGGTGCGTCGGCGGAGCCGGTGTATGCGGATCCGCTCATCCTGCCCAACCTCTCGGTGTGGGAATCACCCGAGGCCGCGATGGCTTACGTTTATCGTGGGGTGCACGGCGGTTTCTTGCAGGCACGCGAGCGTTGGTTTCGGGAGATCGATGGACCGTCGGCCGTGGCGTGGTGGGTGCCGATGGGGGAACAGCCGAGTTTGGCCGAGTCGCGGCGGCGCTTGGAGTTGCTGGCGGCGCAGGGGCCGAGCGCGGAGGCGTTTTCGCTGCGGGAGCCGTGTCCGGTGCCGGCACCGGAGTCGGAGTCGGCCTGA